Proteins encoded in a region of the Synechococcus sp. BIOS-U3-1 genome:
- the atpE gene encoding ATP synthase F0 subunit C: MDSITSAASVVAAGLAVGLAAIGPGIGQGSASQGAVEGIARQPEAEGKIRGTLLLSLAFMESLTIYGLVVALVLLFANPFA; this comes from the coding sequence ATGGATTCCATCACTTCCGCAGCTTCCGTCGTTGCTGCTGGCCTGGCTGTTGGCCTGGCGGCTATCGGCCCTGGTATTGGTCAGGGCAGCGCTTCCCAAGGTGCTGTTGAAGGTATTGCCCGTCAGCCTGAGGCTGAAGGCAAGATCCGCGGCACCCTGCTGCTTTCCCTGGCATTCATGGAGTCGCTGACGATCTACGGCCTGGTTGTGGCTCTCGTGCTTCTGTTCGCCAACCCATTCGCTTGA
- the atpB gene encoding F0F1 ATP synthase subunit A — MALLPFTLPFAELEVGNHLYWQIGNLNLHGQVFLSSWILIGALLAVVLVGTRKLDRDPRGVQNLLEFLWDYLRDLARDQIGEKYYREWLPFIGTLFLFIFVSNWGGALIPWKVFELPEGELGAPTADINTTVAMALLVSLAYFYAGLSKKGLRFFELYVEPTPIMLPFKIIEEFTKPLSLSFRLFGNILADELAVGVLVYLVPLIVPLPVMLLGLFTSAIQALIFATLAAFYIGEGLHEHH; from the coding sequence ATGGCTTTGCTGCCTTTCACACTGCCTTTCGCCGAACTGGAGGTTGGGAACCATCTGTATTGGCAGATCGGAAATCTCAATCTGCACGGCCAGGTTTTTCTGAGTTCCTGGATTCTGATCGGCGCACTCCTTGCTGTCGTCCTTGTTGGTACGCGCAAGTTGGATCGCGACCCCAGGGGCGTGCAGAACCTGCTCGAATTTCTCTGGGATTATCTGCGTGATCTCGCTCGAGATCAGATCGGAGAAAAATATTATCGAGAGTGGCTTCCTTTCATTGGAACCCTGTTCTTGTTCATTTTTGTGAGCAACTGGGGTGGCGCTTTGATCCCTTGGAAAGTCTTTGAACTTCCTGAAGGTGAGCTGGGTGCACCTACAGCAGACATCAACACCACGGTGGCGATGGCTCTGCTGGTTTCCCTTGCTTACTTCTATGCCGGTTTAAGCAAAAAAGGTCTGAGGTTTTTTGAGCTCTATGTAGAGCCAACTCCGATCATGCTTCCCTTCAAGATCATTGAGGAGTTTACAAAACCTCTTTCTCTGTCATTCCGTCTCTTCGGAAACATCCTGGCAGATGAACTTGCGGTTGGAGTGCTTGTTTATCTGGTTCCTTTAATTGTTCCTCTCCCGGTGATGCTGCTTGGACTGTTCACCAGTGCAATCCAGGCTCTGATTTTTGCAACATTGGCTGCCTTCTACATCGGTGAAGGTTTGCATGAACACCACTAG